One Jeotgalicoccus saudimassiliensis DNA window includes the following coding sequences:
- the rbsK gene encoding ribokinase, producing the protein MSKPKVTIVGSLNMDLVVTAERHPKIGETLTGEKFTTLCGGKGANQAVAAARLGCDVTFIGRVGNDAFGTEMIESLKSEGVNVDHIEVLDEVESGIAMITVNPLDNTIIVVPGANAHVTKDVIDKHREALLESDVVVTQLEIPMETVDYVAEVCGDNNIELVVNPAPAQKLTDNIINNSTYITPNQIELTQLAEAHPELLKDHIDKFVVTSGSKGCYYTVDAYRVDVPTMKAEVVDTTGAGDCFNGAFVSYIAQGRSLEESCHFANAAASLSVEKFGAQNAMPTTEQVLERMNR; encoded by the coding sequence ATGAGTAAGCCTAAAGTAACAATCGTTGGAAGTTTAAATATGGATTTAGTCGTGACTGCAGAACGTCATCCTAAAATCGGTGAGACGCTGACAGGAGAAAAATTCACGACACTCTGCGGCGGTAAAGGTGCAAACCAGGCAGTCGCAGCTGCAAGACTCGGCTGTGATGTGACGTTTATCGGCAGAGTGGGGAATGATGCATTTGGTACTGAGATGATCGAAAGCTTAAAAAGTGAAGGTGTGAATGTCGACCATATCGAAGTTCTTGATGAAGTGGAAAGCGGTATTGCGATGATTACGGTGAATCCGCTGGATAACACGATTATCGTTGTGCCGGGAGCGAACGCTCATGTAACGAAAGATGTAATCGATAAACACCGTGAAGCACTGCTCGAAAGCGACGTTGTTGTGACGCAGCTTGAAATCCCGATGGAGACGGTGGATTACGTGGCTGAAGTATGCGGTGACAATAATATTGAACTGGTCGTTAATCCGGCACCGGCACAAAAGCTGACAGATAATATTATTAATAACAGTACATACATTACGCCGAATCAGATTGAACTGACTCAGCTGGCGGAAGCACACCCTGAGCTGTTAAAAGACCACATCGATAAATTTGTTGTGACGAGCGGCAGCAAAGGCTGTTACTACACAGTGGATGCCTACCGTGTGGATGTGCCGACAATGAAAGCGGAAGTGGTCGACACGACAGGGGCAGGAGACTGTTTCAACGGTGCATTTGTCAGCTACATTGCACAGGGCAGAAGTCTGGAAGAAAGCTGTCACTTTGCGAACGCTGCAGCATCGCTAAGCGTTGAGAAATTCGGTGCACAGAATGCGATGCCGACAACTGAACAGGTACTTGAGAGAATGAATCGGTAA
- a CDS encoding nucleoside hydrolase: MRNVILDCDPGHDDAISIIIAASGVSDLNILGITTVAGNVEVEKNTINTLKICELLGLDVPVVQGARRPLVKESEIAPEIHGETGMDGPVLPEPQIGVTEGHAVDFIIEQVMSSGEPVTLVPTGPLTNIAMALIKEPRIIENIDEIVLMGGGTFGNWTPAAEFNIFVDAEAARVVYESSVPVTMFGLDVTHQVIATDDIIERVSKIDNKIAVFVKELLIFFGETYKNHFGFNGGPIHDACTTMYLLKPELFETEYLNVTVETKGEYSYGMTVIDTLSVTGREPNTNVALGVDQEAFWTLFEEVLKSFDGGR, encoded by the coding sequence ATGAGAAATGTTATTTTAGATTGTGATCCGGGGCATGATGATGCGATATCGATAATTATTGCGGCTTCAGGTGTCAGCGATTTAAATATTTTAGGAATTACGACTGTTGCAGGCAACGTTGAAGTTGAGAAAAATACGATTAATACATTAAAAATATGTGAACTGCTCGGGCTGGATGTTCCGGTAGTTCAGGGTGCGAGACGCCCGCTCGTAAAAGAGAGCGAAATTGCGCCTGAAATTCACGGTGAAACAGGGATGGACGGCCCGGTGCTTCCGGAGCCGCAAATCGGGGTGACTGAAGGACATGCTGTTGACTTTATTATCGAGCAGGTTATGAGCTCCGGCGAACCGGTTACACTTGTACCGACAGGACCGTTGACGAACATTGCGATGGCCTTAATTAAAGAACCGAGAATTATAGAAAACATCGATGAAATTGTCTTAATGGGCGGCGGAACGTTCGGTAACTGGACGCCGGCAGCAGAGTTCAATATTTTTGTCGATGCTGAAGCGGCGAGAGTTGTATACGAAAGCAGCGTACCGGTGACGATGTTCGGTCTTGATGTGACTCATCAGGTGATTGCAACTGACGACATTATTGAACGTGTCAGTAAAATCGATAACAAGATTGCAGTATTCGTTAAGGAGCTGTTAATTTTCTTCGGTGAAACGTACAAAAACCATTTCGGCTTTAACGGCGGACCGATTCACGATGCATGTACAACGATGTATCTGTTGAAACCGGAATTGTTCGAGACGGAGTATTTAAACGTTACTGTGGAAACAAAAGGTGAGTACTCATACGGTATGACTGTAATCGATACGCTGAGTGTAACGGGCAGAGAGCCGAATACGAATGTAGCACTCGGTGTGGATCAGGAAGCATTCTGGACACTGTTTGAAGAAGTTCTGAAGTCATTTGACGGAGGTCGGTAA
- a CDS encoding CocE/NonD family hydrolase, which translates to MGVFDVDYNKVNEIEDLPYEVGITNHTWIEMSDGTKLSAKIWQPKGLEVTKGTVLEFLPYRKDDFTALRDEIRHKYFAGNGFTSMRVDIRGTGDSEGIIEDEYHISEQDDAIDIISWIENQSWSNGSVGMIGKSWGGFNGLQVAARQPKALKTIISLCSTDDRYADDVHYRGGVMMASDMLWWASTMFAYNARPPFPQFVGDSWYDMWLNRMENTPPFVEEWVSHQRRDEFWKHGSINENYEDIKIPVLTMSGWADGYTDAVYRLMDNLNVPKKGIIGPWAHEFPDLAIPGPQIGYLQECVDWFSKWFVEDQSQVEHEDEFHIYIQDSIEPSTSYEYREGQWIDVYTEQFESVDILSHFHDEVTLQNNQHHGLYSGVFCPFGQEGDLAADQTIENALATTISVDAAESLSIAGQAKLNVKVKSSHDEANLHVRLTDVHPDGKRTLITKGQLNLNHAGSHENPEALPVDEYIYAEILFDVIGYTVPEGHSIEISFAPSYWPLMWASKDKVGLTVDLNRSSLHLPYVENYTPVEMKYNSAEMATPLEKEVLEEGYRTRNVINDLTTNDWILDDYSNEGKRYLPHLGITYGTENHNIYTINNDDPLSAAVQCDWTVIVEDADIKTEMKTESLMTCDYENFYLVNRLIGYNNGEEVFSKEWKKTVKRDFN; encoded by the coding sequence ATGGGAGTATTCGATGTAGATTACAACAAGGTGAACGAAATAGAAGACCTGCCATATGAAGTCGGAATTACGAATCATACATGGATCGAAATGAGCGACGGTACAAAACTGTCTGCGAAAATCTGGCAGCCGAAAGGACTCGAAGTAACGAAAGGTACAGTACTTGAGTTTTTACCGTACAGAAAAGATGATTTTACAGCGTTAAGAGATGAAATCAGACATAAATATTTCGCGGGTAACGGCTTTACTTCGATGCGCGTTGATATTAGAGGTACCGGTGATTCAGAAGGAATTATCGAAGATGAATATCACATTTCCGAGCAGGATGATGCAATCGATATTATCAGCTGGATTGAAAATCAGAGCTGGTCGAACGGCTCTGTCGGCATGATTGGAAAATCATGGGGCGGCTTTAACGGCCTGCAGGTTGCCGCACGTCAGCCGAAAGCGCTAAAAACAATTATTTCATTGTGCTCAACTGATGACCGTTACGCGGATGACGTTCATTACCGGGGCGGTGTAATGATGGCATCGGACATGCTGTGGTGGGCTTCGACAATGTTTGCTTATAATGCACGGCCGCCGTTCCCGCAGTTTGTCGGTGACAGCTGGTACGATATGTGGCTGAACCGAATGGAAAACACACCGCCGTTCGTAGAAGAATGGGTGAGCCACCAGCGCCGTGATGAGTTTTGGAAACACGGCTCAATTAACGAAAATTATGAAGATATTAAAATACCTGTCCTCACGATGAGCGGCTGGGCTGACGGTTATACCGATGCAGTTTATCGCTTAATGGATAATTTAAATGTCCCTAAGAAAGGAATTATCGGCCCGTGGGCGCATGAATTTCCTGACCTTGCAATACCGGGACCGCAGATTGGTTATCTGCAGGAGTGTGTGGACTGGTTCTCGAAATGGTTCGTGGAAGACCAGAGTCAGGTTGAGCACGAAGATGAGTTTCATATTTATATTCAGGACAGCATAGAGCCGTCGACGAGCTACGAGTACAGGGAAGGCCAGTGGATTGATGTCTATACTGAACAATTTGAATCCGTCGATATTCTGAGCCATTTCCATGATGAAGTGACACTTCAGAACAATCAGCATCACGGCCTCTATTCAGGCGTGTTCTGTCCGTTCGGACAGGAAGGGGATCTCGCAGCAGACCAGACAATCGAAAATGCACTCGCAACGACGATTTCGGTGGACGCAGCAGAATCACTGAGCATTGCAGGACAGGCGAAGCTGAACGTCAAAGTGAAATCATCACACGATGAAGCAAATCTGCATGTACGTCTGACGGACGTTCATCCGGACGGCAAACGTACTTTGATTACGAAAGGGCAGCTGAATTTAAACCATGCGGGCAGTCATGAAAACCCGGAAGCCCTGCCAGTTGATGAATACATCTATGCGGAAATACTGTTCGATGTGATTGGTTATACAGTGCCTGAAGGCCACAGCATTGAAATCTCATTTGCACCAAGCTATTGGCCGCTGATGTGGGCGTCGAAAGACAAAGTCGGGCTGACAGTGGATTTAAACCGCAGTTCACTGCATTTGCCGTACGTTGAAAATTACACGCCGGTTGAGATGAAGTACAACTCTGCAGAAATGGCGACACCGCTTGAAAAGGAAGTACTTGAAGAAGGTTACCGTACGAGAAATGTCATCAATGATCTGACGACAAACGACTGGATATTAGATGATTATTCAAATGAGGGCAAACGTTACCTGCCGCACCTCGGTATCACTTACGGTACTGAAAACCATAATATTTACACGATAAACAACGATGACCCGTTGTCAGCAGCTGTTCAGTGTGACTGGACTGTGATTGTTGAAGATGCAGACATCAAAACAGAAATGAAAACTGAAAGTCTGATGACATGTGATTATGAGAACTTTTATCTTGTTAACCGTCTGATTGGTTATAACAACGGTGAAGAAGTTTTCAGTAAAGAATGGAAAAAGACTGTGAAGAGAGATTTTAACTAA
- a CDS encoding nucleoside hydrolase has translation MTAKNIWIDCDPGIDDAIALAAAAASRDVLNIRGISTVAGNQTIERVTGNALALSDFLKMDVPVVKGAEGPLTRAKEDAGHVHGETGLGNTVLPKTAKQTEPGNPFQVMRDHIMNLSADEKMTLVPVGPLTNIALLLKVFPEVSERIDEIVLMGGGTFGNRTPTAEFNIWGDPEAAKIVFDSGLPIVMCGLDVTHKSGLDRAQVDALINNEGEVQKAFGEMLKFYFDSPAYINSELVHIHDAVAVIYLTNPEIFKGIQVSVDVDCTDDINRGMTVCDVRKTAPEAGRNVNLLKDIDLTAFQNILLEKLGSLQ, from the coding sequence ATGACAGCAAAAAATATATGGATTGACTGCGATCCCGGTATTGATGATGCGATTGCACTTGCAGCAGCTGCGGCGAGCAGAGATGTATTGAATATCCGCGGTATTTCCACAGTGGCGGGTAATCAGACGATAGAACGTGTGACCGGTAACGCACTCGCACTGAGCGATTTTCTAAAAATGGATGTGCCGGTCGTTAAAGGTGCAGAAGGACCGTTAACGCGAGCGAAAGAAGATGCGGGCCACGTACATGGTGAGACAGGACTCGGTAATACAGTGCTGCCGAAAACGGCGAAGCAGACAGAACCCGGCAACCCGTTTCAGGTAATGCGGGACCATATTATGAACCTGTCTGCAGATGAAAAGATGACACTCGTGCCTGTCGGTCCGCTGACAAATATTGCACTATTGTTAAAAGTGTTCCCCGAAGTGTCGGAACGTATCGATGAAATTGTTCTGATGGGCGGCGGCACATTCGGAAACAGAACACCGACAGCGGAGTTTAACATCTGGGGAGATCCCGAAGCGGCAAAAATTGTCTTTGACTCGGGTCTCCCGATTGTCATGTGCGGTCTTGATGTAACCCATAAGAGCGGACTTGACCGTGCACAGGTTGATGCACTGATTAACAATGAAGGTGAAGTGCAGAAAGCATTCGGTGAAATGCTGAAGTTCTACTTTGACTCACCGGCGTATATTAACAGTGAACTGGTGCATATACACGACGCTGTCGCAGTAATTTACCTGACAAATCCTGAAATATTTAAAGGTATACAGGTGAGCGTGGATGTCGACTGCACAGATGATATTAACCGCGGCATGACGGTATGCGATGTACGTAAAACAGCACCTGAAGCGGGACGTAACGTCAATCTGCTTAAAGATATTGATTTAACAGCATTTCAAAATATACTGCTTGAAAAACTCGGCAGTCTACAGTAA